In candidate division KSB1 bacterium, the following proteins share a genomic window:
- a CDS encoding SGNH/GDSL hydrolase family protein, with translation MKFTVIFKRGIFYIIAIITPFLVWLSLEYLANSITHRFDPLKVDKKKKTLYLNQDYFNDYFIAEQDRFFNTSASNRAIHLEKRNRFRIFCLGGSTTAGYPYNTLPEYNCHASFPNYLRAILQYNRNLPEIEMLNLGSNAFNSLSLLKLFDDVKKYEPDLLIIYTGHNEYFGPNEFSLSTRASQFFHKKWIHHTFLNLRQTYLYQGLRWIIKKITGRGIVEYQNYAKWSLKNTIAPDDPIHDDVRKNFRDNLSELVRKASERGIKVVVCTPISNLTFPPFVSHFSHQHDFAAKAQWDTLRNQASRLFEERRYDDALGVWKKIYEIDSSYADVHYYIGMNFARLEEYETASQALTRALELDALPFRARPSIQQICREVANSEHAILADTDQFFRQLSGKHYPEPSLMLDHVHPNEPGYYYLALFLAKTLVENGVFYGVKQIQYPSLEQTREALDIFDFVAYKVEYDFSKQSYLAQLAELNPAIKTVVLEIGAEAIRRAREIGEQLSKQQQAEIDQQKDKK, from the coding sequence GTGAAATTCACTGTGATTTTTAAGCGCGGCATTTTTTATATTATTGCCATCATCACGCCATTTTTAGTCTGGCTAAGCCTCGAATATTTGGCTAATTCTATTACCCACCGTTTTGATCCGCTCAAAGTCGATAAGAAAAAGAAGACCCTTTACCTGAATCAGGATTATTTCAACGATTATTTTATTGCTGAACAGGATCGGTTTTTTAATACCTCGGCGTCGAATCGGGCCATCCACTTGGAAAAGCGAAACCGCTTCCGTATTTTTTGCCTTGGCGGATCGACCACGGCTGGTTATCCATACAATACGCTCCCCGAATACAACTGCCACGCCTCTTTTCCGAATTACCTGCGCGCCATTTTGCAATATAATCGCAATCTCCCAGAAATTGAAATGCTCAACTTGGGCAGCAATGCGTTCAATAGTCTGTCTTTGCTGAAACTGTTCGATGATGTGAAGAAATACGAACCTGATTTGCTAATCATCTACACTGGGCACAATGAATATTTTGGACCCAATGAGTTTTCACTATCTACGCGCGCGAGTCAATTCTTTCATAAAAAATGGATCCATCATACTTTTCTCAATCTTCGGCAGACTTATCTCTACCAGGGTTTGCGTTGGATCATCAAAAAGATCACAGGTCGAGGGATTGTCGAATATCAAAATTACGCCAAATGGAGCCTGAAAAATACAATTGCTCCAGACGATCCGATTCATGACGACGTGAGAAAAAATTTTCGAGATAATTTAAGCGAATTGGTGCGAAAGGCTTCTGAGCGGGGGATCAAAGTTGTGGTTTGTACGCCGATCTCGAATCTGACCTTCCCGCCATTTGTCAGCCATTTCTCACACCAGCACGATTTCGCAGCAAAGGCCCAATGGGACACCCTGCGGAATCAGGCGAGCCGATTATTTGAAGAGCGACGCTATGATGATGCGCTTGGAGTGTGGAAGAAAATATACGAAATTGATTCCTCCTATGCTGATGTGCATTATTATATTGGGATGAATTTTGCTCGCTTGGAGGAATATGAGACCGCCAGTCAAGCATTGACCCGAGCGTTGGAATTAGATGCGCTGCCGTTTCGCGCCAGGCCGAGCATTCAACAGATCTGTCGCGAGGTTGCGAACAGCGAACACGCGATCCTGGCTGATACTGATCAGTTCTTTCGGCAGCTCTCGGGCAAGCATTATCCTGAGCCTTCATTGATGCTGGATCACGTTCATCCCAATGAACCAGGCTATTATTATCTCGCTTTGTTTTTGGCGAAGACGTTGGTGGAAAATGGCGTGTTCTATGGTGTGAAACAAATTCAATATCCATCGCTCGAACAAACCCGTGAGGCACTCGATATTTTTGATTTTGTGGCCTATAAAGTGGAGTACGATTTTTCAAAACAGAGCTATTTAGCCCAGCTTGCTGAACTGAATCCAGCGATCAAAACCGTTGTGCTTGAGATCGGCGCAGAGGCAATTCGAAGGGCCCGAGAAATTGGCGAGCAACTTTCGAAACAGCAACAGGCTGAGATTGATCAACAAAAGGACAAGAAATAA
- a CDS encoding PorV/PorQ family protein: MRHKIISTLLILTLFIFVGSGFGQEMKKTGTSGAAILKVAVGAKAAALAGAMTTTQGDVNQLFWNPAGVVLKSGETQLTFSYNNWIADLNHNAFAVAHSFGNLGTIAIGGMIAGVGDIIANRDIQPGLKGVEYVTSETFDYNSNFIALSYARQFTDKLSLGLTAKYYSETIDGVGIHSFMMDFGAIYQIGFRDLTIGARIQNLGQDMSYYYVPIYLPLVFSFGASYSMINSDLFGLKGYVDAAKPLDADQMVLGGLEAHLFKTFFVRTGYKFNFMGTQDQFLSRSVYYPNEKVYRDSWLSKQTYNRTDEGISLGAGLDVPYSNYRLTIDYTWTKFDVLDDVNRFSLTFKF; this comes from the coding sequence ATGAGACATAAAATAATCTCCACGCTGCTTATTCTGACATTATTCATTTTCGTAGGCAGCGGGTTTGGACAGGAAATGAAAAAGACTGGGACATCCGGTGCCGCGATACTAAAAGTTGCCGTTGGCGCAAAAGCGGCGGCCTTAGCTGGCGCCATGACCACCACCCAGGGCGATGTGAACCAGTTGTTCTGGAACCCCGCCGGCGTGGTGCTAAAATCTGGCGAAACCCAACTCACTTTCTCTTATAACAACTGGATTGCCGATCTTAACCACAATGCTTTCGCAGTGGCTCACTCGTTCGGCAATCTGGGAACGATCGCGATCGGTGGCATGATCGCTGGGGTGGGTGACATCATTGCCAACCGCGACATCCAGCCTGGGCTGAAGGGTGTGGAATACGTCACCAGCGAAACGTTCGATTATAATTCCAATTTCATCGCGCTGAGCTACGCGCGGCAATTCACCGACAAATTGTCCTTGGGTTTGACTGCCAAGTACTATAGCGAAACCATCGACGGGGTCGGAATTCACTCGTTCATGATGGACTTCGGCGCGATCTATCAAATCGGATTCCGCGATCTGACTATTGGTGCCAGAATTCAGAATCTGGGCCAGGACATGTCGTACTATTATGTGCCGATCTATTTGCCATTGGTATTTAGCTTCGGCGCTTCCTATAGCATGATCAATTCCGACCTGTTTGGCCTGAAGGGCTATGTGGATGCGGCCAAACCGCTCGATGCTGACCAAATGGTTCTCGGCGGTTTAGAGGCGCATCTGTTCAAAACCTTCTTCGTGCGAACCGGGTACAAATTCAATTTCATGGGCACACAGGATCAGTTCCTGTCCCGCAGTGTCTATTATCCGAACGAAAAGGTTTATCGGGACTCTTGGCTGAGCAAGCAAACCTATAACCGCACGGATGAAGGCATTTCGTTGGGCGCTGGCCTCGATGTTCCTTATAGCAATTACCGTCTGACCATCGATTACACATGGACCAAATTCGACGTCCTCGATGATGTCAATCGTTTTTCATTGACATTCAAATTCTAA